One region of Effusibacillus lacus genomic DNA includes:
- the ablA gene encoding lysine 2,3-aminomutase produces the protein MSQTVNEAKKQRHFRDIELWKDVTDEQWNDWMWQLTHTINSLDQLGKVINLTEKEIEGIKHVKETISLRITPYYAMLMDPDDPNCPIRMQAVPLSDEMTRSPYDMEDPLHEDEDAPAPGLTHRYPDRVLFLITNQCSMYCRHCTRRRFSGVPGQSVPKQQLDEAISYIGRTPQVRDVLLSGGDGLLVNDKTLEYIISNLRAIPHVEIIRIGTRAPVVFPQRITDNLLNMLRKYHPVWINTHFNHPAELTPEAKAACGKIVDAGIPLGNQTVLMRGVNDCAHIMKKLMHELVKVRVRPYYIYQCDLSDGIQHFRTTVSKGLEIMEQLRGHTSGYAVPTFVVDAPGGGGKVPVMPQYLISQGHGKVVLRNFEGVISVYHEPTYEDKGCPPTCTHDRNEETIGVAKLLNDQALGLEPGGLKRADRRSHRKPSNK, from the coding sequence ATGAGCCAAACTGTGAATGAAGCGAAGAAACAGCGTCATTTCCGAGATATTGAACTGTGGAAAGACGTGACTGACGAGCAGTGGAACGATTGGATGTGGCAGTTGACCCATACGATCAATAGCCTGGACCAGCTGGGAAAGGTCATCAACCTTACGGAGAAGGAGATCGAGGGGATCAAGCATGTGAAAGAGACGATTTCACTGCGGATCACCCCCTACTATGCGATGTTGATGGACCCGGATGATCCCAACTGTCCGATCCGGATGCAGGCGGTACCTCTGTCGGACGAGATGACCCGTTCCCCCTATGACATGGAGGACCCTCTGCATGAGGACGAGGACGCTCCCGCGCCGGGACTGACCCACCGGTATCCGGATCGGGTGCTGTTTCTGATCACCAATCAGTGTTCCATGTATTGCAGACATTGTACACGCCGCCGTTTCTCGGGAGTTCCGGGGCAATCGGTGCCAAAGCAGCAGTTGGATGAGGCCATCAGTTACATCGGGCGGACGCCGCAAGTGCGGGATGTGCTGTTGTCGGGCGGAGACGGGCTGCTGGTCAACGATAAAACACTGGAATACATCATCTCCAACCTGCGGGCGATTCCCCATGTGGAAATCATTCGGATCGGCACACGGGCACCGGTGGTGTTTCCCCAACGAATCACCGACAATCTGTTGAATATGCTGCGAAAGTACCATCCCGTCTGGATCAACACCCATTTTAACCATCCGGCGGAACTGACACCGGAAGCAAAAGCGGCCTGCGGGAAGATTGTGGATGCAGGCATCCCCTTGGGCAATCAAACCGTCCTGATGCGGGGGGTCAATGACTGTGCACACATTATGAAGAAGCTGATGCATGAACTGGTAAAGGTTCGGGTACGTCCGTATTACATCTATCAGTGCGACCTGTCTGATGGAATCCAGCACTTCCGCACAACGGTCTCCAAAGGGCTTGAGATCATGGAACAACTGCGCGGACATACATCCGGTTATGCCGTACCCACGTTTGTCGTGGATGCCCCGGGAGGCGGCGGAAAAGTGCCCGTGATGCCGCAGTATTTGATCTCCCAGGGCCACGGCAAGGTGGTGCTGCGGAACTTTGAGGGTGTCATCTCTGTGTACCATGAACCCACCTACGAGGACAAAGGCTGTCCACCCACCTGCACGCATGACAGGAACGAAGAGACGATAGGGGTTGCCAAGCTGCTGAACGATCAGGCGCTGGGCCTCGAGCCCGGAGGGCTGAAGCGGGCAGACCGGCGTTCCCACCGGAAACCGTCCAACAAATAA
- a CDS encoding L-erythro-3,5-diaminohexanoate dehydrogenase → MKKGSRYGLHRSLEPKGVLPQPAWRVDNSMEVWSNEILIDVETLNIDSASFRQIREEAGDDEERIGMIMQRIVKERGKHHNPVTGSGGMLIGHVAEIGEDLRDRSQLQAGDRIATLVSLSLTPLVIEEILHVNKKTGQVDIRGKAILFESGLYAKLSDDMPLKISLAVLDVCGAPAQTRKLVQPGQTVAVLGAFGKSGLLVLKQARKNLGIRGRLIAIDRGEAGCGLLQRLGWADFVLDVDATDPIAVMEAVAAVTNGAMADLTINCVNVSGTEMSCILSTKDEGTVYFFSMATSFAAAALGAEGVGKDVRMLIGSGYTKGHAELALQLVREDPNLYEVFKERYGG, encoded by the coding sequence ATGAAAAAGGGGAGTCGATACGGATTGCACAGATCCCTTGAACCGAAGGGGGTCTTGCCGCAACCGGCATGGCGGGTGGACAACAGTATGGAGGTTTGGAGCAATGAAATCCTGATCGATGTGGAAACTCTCAACATCGATTCGGCTTCCTTCCGGCAGATTCGGGAAGAAGCGGGTGATGATGAAGAGCGGATCGGCATGATCATGCAGCGGATTGTAAAGGAGCGGGGGAAGCATCACAACCCGGTAACCGGGTCCGGCGGCATGCTGATTGGACACGTTGCGGAAATTGGCGAGGATCTGCGGGACCGGAGCCAGCTTCAAGCTGGTGACCGGATTGCCACTCTGGTTTCCCTCTCCCTGACCCCTCTTGTGATTGAGGAAATCCTCCATGTGAATAAGAAAACGGGGCAAGTGGACATTCGCGGGAAGGCGATTCTGTTCGAAAGCGGGCTCTATGCCAAACTGTCAGATGATATGCCATTGAAGATATCGCTGGCTGTGCTCGATGTGTGCGGGGCACCTGCGCAAACCCGCAAACTGGTTCAACCGGGCCAGACGGTTGCGGTATTGGGCGCTTTCGGAAAATCCGGCCTTCTGGTATTGAAACAGGCTCGCAAGAATTTGGGGATACGGGGACGGCTGATTGCAATTGACCGTGGGGAGGCGGGATGTGGACTGCTGCAGCGTCTGGGTTGGGCAGACTTTGTGCTGGATGTGGATGCAACCGATCCGATTGCCGTCATGGAAGCGGTGGCCGCAGTTACAAACGGTGCGATGGCCGATTTGACAATCAATTGCGTGAATGTGTCAGGCACCGAGATGTCATGTATCCTGTCGACCAAAGATGAGGGGACTGTTTACTTTTTCTCGATGGCCACGTCTTTCGCCGCCGCCGCTTTGGGGGCGGAAGGTGTGGGCAAGGATGTGCGGATGCTGATTGGCAGCGGATACACAAAAGGGCATGCGGAGCTGGCCCTGCAACTGGTGAGGGAAGACCCGAATCTGTACGAGGTTTTCAAAGAACGTTACGGTGGCTGA